One window from the genome of Brachyspira hampsonii encodes:
- a CDS encoding AAA family ATPase — protein MELSIQKFAKIKEANIKIEGITVIAGENNTGKSTIGKILFSCFNSFNNLEKEISLSREHSIRREILSMLNIIFRYKNRIKIQKSYTAIIEKIFDSINDPDIEIYNILLDNIKDYTDIENKEVIDLLEKTSLKVKEYIDISYEKIAYKKLSEYYKEIFNNQINSRIEKDSISEINIKDLMFKFKNDECIDTNLNYSYNNNIYLIDNPFTLDKNDYPYSLSIIESHLINNVLYTEEPYTIDKILIEEKLYEIYDKLSKVINGKIIEKDDEFYLEEDEIFIEPISVHNLSAGLKSFTIIKMLLERNALKEEDILILDEPEIHLHPKWQLLYAEIIVLLQKIFNIYILITTHSPYFLQAIEKYSKKHDIDEKTNYYLSDIKNKYSYFKLVNDNIEDIYAKMAEPIDELEN, from the coding sequence ATGGAATTAAGTATACAAAAATTCGCCAAAATAAAAGAAGCAAACATAAAAATAGAAGGTATTACTGTAATAGCTGGTGAAAATAATACAGGAAAAAGTACAATAGGAAAAATTTTATTTTCTTGTTTCAATTCTTTTAATAATCTTGAAAAGGAAATATCTCTATCAAGAGAACATTCTATAAGAAGAGAAATTTTAAGTATGCTTAATATTATATTTAGATATAAAAATAGAATTAAAATACAAAAAAGTTATACTGCCATCATAGAAAAAATATTTGATTCTATAAATGATCCAGATATAGAAATATATAATATATTACTAGATAATATTAAAGATTATACGGATATAGAAAATAAAGAAGTTATAGATTTATTAGAAAAAACCTCATTAAAAGTTAAAGAGTACATTGATATATCTTATGAAAAAATAGCATATAAAAAACTTTCAGAATATTATAAAGAAATATTTAATAATCAAATAAACAGTAGAATAGAAAAAGATTCCATTTCAGAAATTAATATAAAAGATTTGATGTTTAAATTCAAAAATGATGAATGTATAGATACAAATTTAAATTATTCTTATAATAATAATATCTATCTAATAGATAATCCTTTTACACTTGACAAGAATGATTACCCATATTCACTATCAATAATAGAATCTCATTTAATAAATAATGTTTTGTATACAGAAGAACCATACACAATTGATAAAATTTTAATAGAGGAAAAACTCTATGAAATATATGATAAGCTATCAAAAGTTATTAATGGAAAAATTATAGAAAAAGATGATGAATTCTATTTAGAAGAAGATGAAATTTTTATAGAACCAATATCAGTACATAATTTATCAGCAGGATTAAAATCCTTTACAATAATAAAAATGTTGTTAGAAAGAAATGCATTAAAAGAAGAAGATATTTTAATTTTAGATGAACCTGAAATACATCTTCATCCAAAATGGCAGCTGCTTTATGCCGAAATAATAGTTCTACTACAAAAAATATTTAATATATATATATTAATAACTACACATAGCCCATATTTTTTACAGGCTATAGAGAAATATTCTAAAAAACATGATATAGATGAAAAAACTAATTATTATTTATCAGATATAAAAAATAAATATTCGTATTTTAAACTAGTCAATGATAACATAGAAGACATATATGCTAAAATGGCAGAACCCATAGACGAATTAGAAAATTAA
- a CDS encoding FAD-dependent oxidoreductase — MAKTRDEILQNSNKKYDIIIIGGGVMGATIALKASRVGLAVLLLEKHDFAFGSSSRTSKMLSGGYNDMGSKNLMYTIHRVRERNNLMYKASASNFGIINPIYEHSRTGLFREEIKSILYDAFSLFGKTKKHKSLSRNETLEALPDLINNDVIASIEYYEGSLDDSRYVIELLLKAEEFGADILNYAEVKGFEYNQKEIENVAFTDRVAGRVYTASAKTILVAAGAWGHSISSMLPNGNFEDKLVYVKGSHLIIDNDLIHINKSVILPKIKSRPNVFLMRWKNNTIIGPTIKKNTHDLDCIYTTSDEAEYLLDIYNTYFSSIVNKNHIITTQSGMMPLNSSQVKIHVHPQYRLFLVEGGNFTTSSSVSMKALVKMYGKPYKWFSTQKVINNKFEKNTELVLNENLLKFLIDYFGSVNLILKLNELCKNDSSLLVEVGLDYRINRGLIKYFIEIEHAIHLDDIMMRRLRFILTENDCGTLISEHIAEEMANILKWDKSRTEWEIKRYRTEIKRTRVGLF, encoded by the coding sequence ATGGCAAAAACAAGAGATGAGATACTCCAGAATAGTAATAAAAAATATGATATTATCATTATAGGCGGCGGAGTTATGGGAGCTACTATAGCATTAAAGGCTTCTAGGGTAGGGCTTGCCGTTCTATTGCTTGAAAAGCATGATTTTGCTTTTGGTTCTTCTTCCAGAACTTCTAAAATGCTTTCGGGCGGATATAATGATATGGGCAGTAAGAATTTGATGTATACAATTCATAGGGTAAGAGAAAGAAATAACCTTATGTATAAGGCTTCAGCTTCAAATTTTGGTATTATAAATCCTATATATGAACATAGCAGAACGGGGCTTTTTAGAGAAGAGATAAAGTCAATATTATATGATGCATTTTCTTTGTTTGGTAAAACTAAAAAGCATAAATCTCTTAGCAGAAATGAAACTTTGGAAGCCTTACCTGATTTAATAAATAATGATGTCATAGCATCTATAGAATATTATGAAGGTTCATTAGATGATTCAAGATATGTTATAGAGCTTCTTTTGAAGGCGGAAGAATTTGGTGCGGATATATTAAACTATGCTGAAGTTAAGGGGTTTGAATATAATCAGAAAGAAATAGAAAATGTAGCTTTTACCGATAGAGTGGCAGGAAGAGTTTATACGGCAAGTGCTAAAACTATATTAGTAGCTGCAGGGGCTTGGGGACATAGTATAAGTTCTATGCTTCCTAATGGAAATTTTGAAGATAAGCTGGTTTATGTTAAGGGAAGTCATTTAATTATAGACAATGATTTGATTCATATAAATAAATCGGTAATCCTTCCTAAAATAAAATCAAGACCTAATGTATTTTTAATGCGTTGGAAAAATAATACGATTATAGGACCTACAATCAAAAAAAATACTCATGATTTAGATTGTATATACACTACAAGCGATGAAGCTGAATATTTGCTTGATATATATAATACTTACTTCAGCTCTATTGTTAATAAAAACCACATAATAACTACGCAGTCCGGCATGATGCCTCTTAATTCTTCGCAGGTGAAAATACATGTTCATCCGCAGTATAGATTATTTTTAGTTGAAGGAGGAAATTTTACAACTTCTTCCTCTGTTTCTATGAAAGCATTAGTAAAAATGTATGGTAAGCCTTATAAATGGTTCAGCACTCAGAAGGTTATTAATAATAAATTTGAAAAAAATACTGAATTAGTTTTGAATGAAAATTTGCTTAAATTCCTTATAGATTATTTCGGATCTGTTAATCTGATTTTAAAATTAAATGAGCTTTGTAAAAATGATTCATCTCTTTTAGTAGAAGTGGGACTTGATTATAGAATTAATAGAGGACTTATAAAATATTTTATAGAGATTGAACATGCTATTCATTTAGATGACATTATGATGAGAAGACTCAGATTCATATTGACAGAAAATGACTGCGGCACTTTAATTTCTGAGCATATAGCCGAAGAAATGGCTAATATACTTAAATGGGATAAAAGCAGAACTGAATGGGAAATAAAAAGATACAGAACAGAGATTAAAAGAACTAGAGTAGGGCTATTTTAA
- a CDS encoding GntP family permease — MQGGLLIIFFIVCIILMILAISKLKIHPFLSIMGVSILFAFISGISLKEIPSIIGSGFSGTFTSIGIVIILGALIGTVLEKTGGALKLSDMVIKIVGKKRPELAMIIMGWIVSIPVFCDSGFVILNPIKKALAKRTMTSSVSMSIALSAGLYISHVFIPPTPGPIAAANSLGIGNHLLMVIGMGVICSILPLISGYFFSKYIGRKVKSTDEISNDENIKSYEELVESYGKLPNGFLAVSPILIPIILMALSSVFTMAKIEGSISIFIQFLGTPIIALAVGLIFSIITYFSQKKNMKDLESFYDITNDTLKVVGPILFVTAAGGVLGKVISSSSLVKFITDNAALFESVGIFFPFILSAILKTAQGSSTVALTTTAGILAPLMGALGLDTPILSALTVMAIGAGAMTVSHANDSYYWVVTNFSSIKAQDGYKTQTLMTLVIGIAGIINVFIVSLFF, encoded by the coding sequence ATGCAAGGCGGTTTACTAATAATATTTTTTATTGTATGTATAATTTTAATGATATTGGCAATATCAAAATTAAAAATACATCCATTTTTATCAATTATGGGTGTGTCTATTCTTTTTGCTTTTATTTCTGGAATATCATTAAAAGAAATACCTAGTATAATTGGAAGTGGTTTTAGCGGCACTTTTACTAGTATAGGTATAGTAATTATTTTGGGGGCTTTAATAGGAACTGTGCTTGAAAAAACAGGAGGAGCATTAAAACTTTCAGATATGGTAATCAAAATAGTTGGTAAAAAAAGACCTGAACTTGCAATGATTATTATGGGCTGGATAGTTTCGATACCTGTTTTTTGCGATTCTGGATTTGTTATTTTAAACCCAATAAAGAAAGCATTGGCTAAAAGAACAATGACATCTTCTGTTTCTATGAGTATAGCACTTTCAGCAGGTTTATATATTTCACATGTATTTATACCTCCTACTCCTGGACCTATAGCAGCAGCTAATTCTTTGGGTATAGGAAATCATTTGCTTATGGTTATAGGTATGGGTGTTATATGTTCTATATTACCTCTAATATCTGGATACTTCTTTTCTAAATATATAGGCAGGAAAGTAAAATCAACAGATGAAATATCAAATGATGAAAATATTAAAAGCTATGAGGAGCTTGTGGAAAGCTATGGTAAATTGCCGAATGGTTTTTTAGCTGTATCTCCTATTTTAATACCTATTATATTAATGGCTTTATCTTCAGTATTTACTATGGCAAAAATAGAAGGCAGTATTTCAATATTTATACAATTTTTAGGTACTCCTATAATAGCTTTGGCTGTGGGGCTTATATTTTCTATTATTACATATTTTTCTCAAAAGAAGAATATGAAAGATTTAGAAAGTTTTTATGATATTACAAATGATACTTTAAAAGTTGTAGGTCCTATACTTTTTGTAACAGCTGCAGGCGGTGTTTTGGGTAAAGTTATCTCTTCTTCTAGTTTAGTTAAGTTTATTACAGATAATGCAGCTTTATTTGAAAGTGTAGGTATTTTCTTTCCTTTTATATTATCTGCTATATTAAAAACAGCTCAAGGTTCTTCTACAGTTGCTTTAACTACTACAGCTGGAATATTAGCACCTTTAATGGGGGCATTGGGTTTAGATACTCCTATTTTATCAGCATTAACAGTTATGGCTATAGGTGCCGGAGCTATGACAGTTTCCCATGCTAATGATAGTTATTATTGGGTTGTTACTAATTTCAGTTCTATAAAAGCTCAGGACGGTTATAAAACTCAAACTTTAATGACTTTAGTAATAGGTATTGCTGGAATAATTAATGTGTTTATAGTTTCATTGTTTTTTTAA
- the hisH gene encoding imidazole glycerol phosphate synthase subunit HisH — translation MTAIIDYEVGNLFSLMSSLKYVGIDAKLTDDEKTIKEADSLILPGVGAFRDALAKLESRKEGTLKNTIMEEAKKGKLILGICLGMQMLFDKSYEYGEYNGLGLIKGNICPIEKDLKNKDLKVPHMGWNNLNIKKDDKIFKYINNMEYVYFVHSYYGKDCDESIIADSEYDVQIPAIVKNDNVYGIQFHPEKSGNTGLNILRGFKDLIKG, via the coding sequence ATGACAGCTATAATAGATTATGAAGTTGGAAATTTATTCTCTCTTATGTCATCATTAAAGTATGTAGGAATAGATGCCAAACTTACAGATGATGAAAAAACTATAAAAGAAGCTGATTCTTTGATACTTCCTGGAGTAGGAGCTTTCAGAGATGCTTTGGCAAAACTTGAAAGCAGAAAAGAAGGAACACTTAAAAATACTATTATGGAAGAAGCTAAAAAAGGAAAATTAATTTTGGGTATATGCTTAGGTATGCAGATGCTTTTTGATAAGAGCTATGAATATGGGGAGTACAATGGATTAGGACTCATAAAAGGAAATATATGCCCTATAGAAAAAGATTTAAAAAATAAAGATTTGAAAGTGCCTCATATGGGCTGGAATAATCTTAATATAAAAAAAGATGATAAAATATTTAAATATATTAATAATATGGAATATGTATATTTTGTACATTCATATTATGGTAAAGACTGCGATGAGAGTATAATAGCTGATAGTGAGTATGATGTACAAATACCTGCCATTGTAAAAAATGACAATGTATACGGAATACAATTTCACCCTGAAAAAAGCGGAAATACAGGTCTTAATATATTAAGAGGATTTAAAGATTTGATAAAAGGCTAA
- a CDS encoding sodium-dependent transporter, which produces MSHHHHRGQWGTRAGFILAAIGSAVGLGNIWRFPYMVASNGGGAFMIVFLIAMLTAGIPIMILEFSIGHKTHKSAPGALKALNPSWEWLGWLQVFTCFAIVIYYSVIIAWSLSYGLFSIQGLKWGADTAGFFTKEYLKLQDGFSLGNFNIGVAVPLIIVWVIILISVIGGVKDGIEKANKIFMPLLAILVVIILIRGITLPGALSGLDYMFKPDFSKLTNPKIWIDAYGQVFYSMSVAFGIMITYSSYLPDDSDIANNAFMTGFADTSFSLFAGITVFSIIGYMAHSQGKEVAEVAGSGGIGLAFMVFPEAINSLPGLNGVFGLVFFLVLSFAGLTSAISLAEVVISSFIDKFHFNRKKVSIVIIIIQGAISMVYATGSGLSILDIVDAFVNNYNIVVSGLIEIILVAWVYKLGSFKETINTVSEFRVGIWWDFCLKFLTPIFLAVMLSLKLINDFKTPYGGYPTWALIALGWSMPVIAFIVGILFAKFKDRQPNIPH; this is translated from the coding sequence ATGAGTCATCATCATCACAGAGGACAATGGGGAACTAGAGCAGGTTTTATATTGGCTGCTATAGGTTCTGCTGTTGGTTTAGGTAATATATGGCGTTTCCCATATATGGTTGCATCTAATGGTGGCGGTGCTTTTATGATAGTTTTCCTTATAGCTATGCTTACAGCTGGTATACCTATAATGATACTAGAATTTTCTATAGGGCATAAAACTCATAAAAGTGCACCCGGTGCTTTAAAAGCATTAAACCCTTCTTGGGAATGGTTGGGTTGGCTGCAAGTATTTACATGTTTTGCAATAGTTATTTATTATTCAGTCATTATTGCTTGGTCATTATCTTACGGACTATTTTCTATTCAAGGCTTAAAATGGGGAGCTGATACAGCTGGTTTTTTCACAAAAGAGTATTTAAAACTTCAAGATGGTTTTTCACTTGGTAATTTTAATATTGGCGTTGCTGTGCCTTTAATTATTGTTTGGGTTATAATATTGATCTCTGTTATTGGAGGAGTTAAAGACGGTATAGAAAAAGCAAATAAAATATTTATGCCTTTATTAGCTATATTGGTAGTAATTATTCTTATTAGAGGTATAACTTTACCTGGTGCTTTATCCGGTCTTGATTATATGTTCAAGCCTGACTTTTCTAAACTTACTAATCCTAAAATTTGGATAGATGCTTATGGTCAGGTATTCTACAGTATGTCTGTTGCTTTTGGTATAATGATAACTTATTCAAGCTATTTGCCTGATGATTCAGATATAGCAAATAATGCATTTATGACAGGTTTTGCTGATACTAGTTTCAGTTTATTTGCTGGTATAACAGTATTTAGTATAATAGGTTATATGGCTCATTCTCAAGGAAAAGAAGTTGCTGAAGTTGCTGGAAGCGGCGGTATAGGTTTAGCATTTATGGTATTTCCTGAAGCTATCAACTCTTTACCTGGTTTAAATGGAGTATTTGGATTAGTATTCTTTTTGGTGCTTTCATTTGCAGGTCTTACTTCTGCTATTTCACTTGCTGAGGTTGTTATATCTTCATTTATTGATAAATTCCATTTCAATAGAAAAAAAGTAAGTATAGTTATTATAATAATACAAGGTGCTATATCTATGGTATATGCTACAGGAAGCGGACTTTCTATACTTGATATAGTGGACGCTTTTGTAAACAATTATAATATTGTAGTAAGCGGACTTATAGAAATTATATTAGTTGCTTGGGTATATAAACTTGGATCATTTAAAGAAACTATCAATACAGTAAGTGAATTCAGAGTAGGTATTTGGTGGGATTTCTGTTTGAAATTCTTAACTCCTATATTCTTAGCTGTAATGTTATCATTGAAATTAATAAATGATTTCAAAACACCTTACGGAGGTTATCCTACTTGGGCTTTAATTGCTTTGGGTTGGTCTATGCCTGTTATAGCATTTATAGTTGGTATATTATTTGCTAAATTTAAAGACAGACAGCCTAATATACCTCATTAA
- a CDS encoding CdaR family transcriptional regulator translates to MYIDNEIAQRLLDKIMKVIDYEVNINIMNEYGEIIASGDKERIGKIHLGALDVIKNVKSMNYFNSIDNDKESSRPGINMPLMLSNELIGVVGVSGDPDEIKLIANIIKMTTEMLIEREIDIDKKILKQTNLNNYIYKIISKENYKYLPSINIWAENNGYSFDIDRMVCLIKLKQNDEYDIKKISEYIMQKIKLIKYFSKQDIISHIGNRQFIIIKSFDNSKDKNKMISLFFKYLRKEIKIDIKFSVMCGCMVNNLEDMPNSFEQANFLFNYIEYTNNDIYFIEDYILEYIILNEGYFSSSMILKNILNFINKNSIFKETIITISKNDLNINKTCEELGIHRNTVLHRMKKIKEILGIDPIKNHNDRIKFYIVATLLEK, encoded by the coding sequence ATGTATATAGATAATGAAATTGCTCAAAGATTATTAGATAAAATAATGAAGGTTATAGATTATGAAGTAAATATTAACATTATGAATGAGTATGGTGAGATTATAGCAAGCGGAGATAAAGAAAGAATAGGAAAAATACATTTAGGTGCTTTAGATGTTATTAAAAATGTTAAAAGTATGAATTATTTTAATTCTATAGATAATGATAAAGAAAGCAGCAGACCCGGCATTAATATGCCTCTTATGCTGAGTAATGAACTTATAGGTGTTGTAGGAGTTTCAGGCGATCCAGATGAAATAAAATTAATAGCAAATATTATTAAGATGACTACAGAAATGCTCATAGAAAGGGAAATAGATATTGATAAAAAAATCTTGAAGCAGACAAATTTGAATAATTATATATATAAAATTATCTCTAAAGAAAATTATAAATATCTGCCTTCTATTAATATATGGGCTGAAAATAATGGTTATTCTTTTGATATAGATAGAATGGTATGCTTAATCAAATTAAAACAAAATGATGAATATGATATAAAAAAGATATCTGAATATATAATGCAGAAAATAAAATTAATAAAATATTTTAGCAAGCAGGATATAATCTCTCATATTGGAAACAGACAATTTATTATAATAAAAAGTTTTGATAATAGTAAAGATAAAAATAAAATGATATCATTATTTTTTAAATATCTTAGAAAAGAAATAAAGATTGATATAAAGTTTTCTGTTATGTGCGGCTGCATGGTTAATAATTTAGAGGATATGCCTAATAGTTTTGAACAGGCTAATTTTTTATTTAATTATATAGAGTATACAAATAATGATATTTATTTTATTGAAGATTATATATTAGAATACATTATTTTAAATGAAGGTTATTTTTCTTCTTCTATGATATTAAAAAACATATTGAATTTTATTAATAAAAATTCAATATTTAAAGAAACTATAATAACTATCAGCAAAAATGATTTGAATATTAACAAAACCTGTGAAGAATTGGGTATACATAGAAATACAGTTTTGCATAGAATGAAAAAAATTAAGGAAATTTTAGGTATTGATCCTATTAAAAATCATAATGACAGAATAAAATTTTATATTGTAGCAACTTTATTAGAAAAATAA
- a CDS encoding MetS family NSS transporter small subunit, with protein MGLDSAIFMGLSLLVIWGGFAFFLGIAVRKM; from the coding sequence ATGGGATTAGATTCTGCTATATTTATGGGACTTAGCTTACTTGTTATATGGGGAGGCTTTGCTTTCTTTTTAGGAATAGCTGTAAGAAAAATGTAA
- the hisB gene encoding imidazoleglycerol-phosphate dehydratase HisB has protein sequence MRTSEIERNTNETKIKIKLNIDGTGKYKNNTKVGFLDHMLDLFARHGRFDLETVCDGDIHIDYHHSVEDVGIVLGKCFANALGDMKGIKRYGNFSMPMCEALTLTAVDICGRSHLIFNSDLKHEKVGDFDTELVKEFFTAFTNSMNITLHINTLYGENTHHIIESIFKGTARALAQACEIDEKYKNEVLSTKGMLENNKN, from the coding sequence ATGAGAACATCAGAAATAGAAAGAAACACCAATGAAACAAAAATAAAAATTAAATTAAATATAGACGGAACAGGAAAATATAAAAACAATACAAAAGTAGGATTCTTAGATCATATGCTTGATCTGTTTGCACGACATGGAAGATTCGATTTAGAAACAGTATGCGATGGAGACATTCATATTGATTATCATCATTCGGTTGAAGATGTTGGAATCGTTTTGGGAAAATGTTTTGCTAATGCTCTTGGAGACATGAAAGGAATAAAAAGATACGGTAATTTCAGCATGCCTATGTGCGAGGCTTTAACTTTAACTGCTGTTGATATATGCGGAAGAAGCCATTTAATTTTTAATAGTGATTTAAAACATGAAAAAGTAGGAGATTTCGATACTGAACTAGTTAAAGAATTTTTTACTGCATTTACTAATTCTATGAATATTACTTTACATATAAATACTTTATATGGAGAAAATACTCATCATATAATAGAATCCATTTTTAAAGGTACGGCAAGAGCCTTAGCACAGGCTTGTGAAATAGATGAAAAATATAAAAATGAAGTATTATCTACAAAGGGAATGCTTGAAAATAATAAAAATTAA
- a CDS encoding zinc metallopeptidase: protein MFGGYFEYYFGYIWILIPGILLGFWAQMKVKSTYAKYSRVENKRGITGAQTARYILEGYGIDIPVERIGGTLTDHYDPSSRVLRLSSGVYDGTDVAALGVAAHEVGHAIQHNRGYAPLSIRNGFYPLCAIGDQFGPYLVLIGIMIGGAGSFSYYIMMAGILLFAFAVFFSLVTLPVEFDASNRAIKILDKGGFLDSEELDGAKKVLSAAALTYVAAAITAILTLLRLLMLAQRRRD, encoded by the coding sequence ATGTTTGGCGGATATTTTGAATATTATTTCGGATATATATGGATACTAATTCCTGGTATACTTTTAGGTTTCTGGGCTCAGATGAAGGTAAAAAGCACTTATGCTAAATACAGCAGAGTTGAAAATAAAAGGGGAATTACAGGAGCACAAACTGCAAGATATATTTTAGAAGGATATGGAATAGATATTCCTGTAGAAAGAATAGGCGGAACTTTAACAGATCATTATGATCCTTCTTCAAGAGTATTAAGACTCTCTTCTGGAGTTTATGACGGTACTGATGTTGCCGCTTTAGGAGTTGCGGCTCATGAGGTAGGACATGCTATACAGCATAACAGAGGATATGCTCCTCTTTCTATAAGAAATGGTTTCTATCCTTTATGTGCTATAGGAGATCAATTCGGTCCTTATCTAGTGCTTATAGGTATTATGATAGGAGGGGCTGGAAGTTTTTCATACTACATAATGATGGCGGGTATTCTGCTTTTTGCATTTGCTGTATTCTTCTCTCTTGTTACATTACCTGTAGAATTTGATGCTTCAAACAGAGCTATAAAAATTTTGGATAAAGGCGGATTTTTAGACAGTGAAGAACTTGACGGAGCTAAGAAAGTATTATCTGCCGCTGCTTTAACTTATGTTGCTGCTGCTATTACTGCTATACTTACACTTTTAAGACTTTTAATGTTAGCACAAAGAAGAAGAGATTAA
- a CDS encoding glycerate kinase family protein — MKKIIIIPDSFKGSASSLEVCNYIEKGVLKVIKDANIKKIPVADGGEGTVESILYAAGGHTKKINVRNPKGEIIEAKYGIINKDKAVIEMAEASGLTLINDKKREPLKYSTYGTGELIKDALNNNIKEILIGIGGSATNDCGIGMANALGYRFFDKNNNELEAAAENMIKTAYIDNSNVDKRIFDIKITAACDVKNPLYGENGATAVYGKQKGVTNESFDILDNGLRNIAKIVKEQFGKEIDYIEGSGAAGGLGGGLIAFCNAQLKSGIDAVLDIIDFENKIKDASLIITGEGAIDGQTKEGKVPVGVAKRAGNVPVIAIVGEIREGADIVYDLGIKSIMPLCTKAMTLEESISNTAVLVENAAERALRFINIELK, encoded by the coding sequence ATGAAAAAAATAATAATAATACCTGATTCTTTTAAAGGAAGTGCAAGCAGTTTAGAAGTTTGCAATTACATAGAAAAGGGAGTATTAAAAGTTATTAAAGATGCTAATATAAAGAAAATACCTGTTGCAGACGGAGGAGAAGGTACAGTAGAATCAATACTCTATGCGGCAGGAGGACATACAAAAAAAATAAATGTTAGAAATCCTAAAGGAGAAATTATAGAAGCTAAATACGGAATAATAAATAAAGATAAAGCAGTTATAGAAATGGCCGAAGCGTCTGGTCTTACTTTAATAAATGATAAAAAAAGAGAGCCTTTAAAATATTCTACTTATGGTACGGGCGAACTTATTAAAGATGCTCTTAATAATAATATTAAAGAAATACTAATAGGCATAGGCGGAAGTGCCACTAATGACTGCGGAATTGGAATGGCTAATGCTTTGGGATATAGGTTCTTTGATAAAAATAATAATGAGCTTGAAGCCGCAGCTGAAAATATGATAAAAACTGCATATATAGACAACAGCAATGTTGATAAGAGAATATTCGATATAAAAATAACTGCGGCATGCGATGTAAAAAATCCTCTTTATGGAGAAAATGGGGCTACAGCAGTATATGGAAAACAAAAAGGGGTTACTAATGAAAGTTTTGATATACTCGATAATGGTCTTAGAAATATAGCAAAAATTGTAAAAGAACAATTTGGTAAAGAAATAGACTATATAGAAGGCTCAGGAGCTGCTGGAGGACTTGGAGGAGGGCTTATTGCCTTTTGCAATGCTCAATTAAAAAGCGGTATAGATGCAGTGCTTGATATAATAGACTTTGAAAATAAAATAAAAGATGCTTCACTTATCATAACAGGAGAAGGTGCTATAGACGGACAGACTAAAGAAGGAAAAGTTCCTGTAGGTGTGGCAAAAAGAGCTGGCAATGTACCTGTAATAGCAATAGTAGGCGAAATAAGAGAGGGAGCTGATATAGTATATGATTTAGGTATTAAATCCATAATGCCTTTATGTACAAAAGCTATGACTCTTGAGGAATCTATTTCCAACACTGCTGTATTAGTAGAAAATGCAGCTGAAAGGGCATTAAGATTTATTAATATAGAATTAAAATAA